The Pleuronectes platessa chromosome 11, fPlePla1.1, whole genome shotgun sequence DNA segment acacgtctttttttttttatcttcttcttcttcttcatcggAGTGTTTTTCAATCCCAGGATCGTTCACGAGTCCTGTCCCAATCCTGTCGTGCGTCTCAACTTCCTGGCTGATATATTTGGATCAAGCGAAGGCACAGATGTGTTTGGTAAAGAGGCAATTAAGAGTCAATCACGATTTCAAAGAGAAACCCTGACCGCTCCCAAACTGTGGTGACCACAGGAGGGGCGTGTCGCGGTGTATTGCATCCTGAGTGCACATACACATCACATGTTCCCCATGAAGTTCTTGTTGGGCTGCTGGGCGTACCACTGCTGCCGCTGCTTGCGGGCCTCCACCTCGGACAGCAGCGCCTGTCGGTACGCCTCGTAGGATTTGACGATGTGCTCCAGCTCCTTCATGAAGAGCAGCTTCAACATGCCCTGATACGTGTCCAGGTCCGCCAGCTGGAACAACTCCCACTTCAAGATGTGGTCGTACCTGAGGAGAGAGACCGGTGGTGAATTATCTGTGAACTGAAGTTTCTGTTCTCAATTGGCCCCTTAGACCCGCTCCCTTACTGTACATCTGACTGTAGGTGGCTGGCTCATCTCCAGAGCCGTTCATCTCACCGGCTTCACACCTGACATGCGTCCTTATAAAGgccttcactgaactttgattGAACAGGTGACCggctctctgtgcagcagcggtggtgcagcttcaggtctTTACTTAGTGCGGCTCcatcatcaccacaggccaatcaaaacagcccattccaaacaggtgGGTTTAGAACAACTAATGGTGATAGAAGACAGGACAGGTCCCGGAGAGTGAagccctagtggctggctgcagtataggtcataaaccctgcctcctccatgtgagcgGGTGGGGCATACCTTAATAGTCTGATACCAAGAAGTCAACACTTTCCATATAAAAAACATCCACTCATGCATGTCCCACTGGAagttgtctgtgtgggtgtgtgatatGTGAGGAACTCACTTTAGAGGTGCACGGGCGTACACCTGCAGCCAGTCTGGGATCTCAGCGGTGTGGTACGGGTTAGctggcaccagcaccggctggtTCCTATCTATGGGACGTGGCTGATAGGTCACaggtggtggtagtggtgggGGTTGATCATAACGAGGGACGCTGGAAGACACAATATTTATCCCTCAAGTAAGTAACATTATTATGATGTTTAAACTTAAACCAGTAAAGGTATTTTCTAGTGAGTTGTCCCTCAAATAGTAAGAAAAGTTACCTCGGAGCACAGGGGTGGCGATACTGTGCCCTCTTGTTGATGTGATCCACGTAGTAGACGCCGAACTCGGCCGACTCCACCTTCTCCCAGCCTGGAGGGAGCCCCTCCCGCTCCAGAGGGTGGCTCCAGTGTGTAGTGTTGGTGTTGTGGTCGATGTAGTACTTCCTGCCACGGATGGTCCAGTCGACGGTCCAGCCGGGCGGAAGTGGGAGGTCCTCTCCCGTCAGATTGGAGAGGTTCCCCAGGGATTTGGCCTGTATTCGACCTATGCCTGAGGaaacaaacatttcttttttagaaacggggagagagagagagagagagagagagagagagagagagagagagagagagagagagagagagagagagagagagagagagagagagagagagagcaaagtcTGAACAAACACACGGCAGAGCAGCTGCCCGCTAACTGGGCCTCAGGGACAGGAGAACTATGTTtcaaaaatatcagcaaaacagCATGTGTGGGAAAATGACATTTACAGCGGAGGAATGTACAGTTTTCAGAAAGGTCCCTCTGATGTGGCAACTGTACACAGAGCAGGATAAGAGAGGAATGCAATGAATCACTACTTAAAGCATGACTGATGGCGTTTTAAGCAGTGCAGTGATTGTGAACGGGGCCTAATCCCTTTGACTCACGGAGCATCTTATTCTGACCGACGTCGTTTAATGAATGGTAGGAAATGGGAGTGTTGCTGCTTTTGGACAGGAAGGCAGAGATCtctgcatggacacacacacatacacacacacacacacacacacacaaacacacacacaggggcttTCACTGGAAGAGAACAAACCGCTGAACTCCCCAACACCCCGAGGGAGCCGACAGCCAAGAGGGCccgcaaaaaaaaaacttcctgtACTTTTACTGGTGAATAACGTCAGCGTGGAATGTTGACCCAACAGCTGTGAGGACGAGTTAGACCGAGAGAGAAACGTTGAgactgaaaatgtaaaagaaaaactccTGCAGGGACTCAGAAACGGCTGAAACGCTGGAGAATGTGCGAGGAATGAAGCGTCTCAGCAAAATGGCGGCTACAATCTGATAAATTCTGCACGAGAGTGACAGCAGCAGAGCCGGAGCTCTTTGCCAGCTGCTGAGTGAAGAGACGGAATGTGAGCGCGCTCTTCAGAAatgcactcctcctcctcctcatcatcatcatcatcatttctgccCTTTTCTCCAGAAAAATGGCAGCTCGCCATACTCACTGAACGCCTGACTTGAATTCCCCTGCATAAAGTCAGGAGCTATGATGTTAAAGCCATTTTCTAGTCTTCACATTTTCCTGGGTTTCCATTTCAATTATGAAGAGCTCAGCAGgagtcagacacgttcacatcGACAGGATAATGTCCAGAAGGTTCAGGCGTCTGGTGAAGGGACATGACGCGTAAACTCAGCTGCTGAAGTCACATGTTCTTGTTTACAGAACACTGGCGTCGGCcgttatcaccaaaagctctcggtTCTCGTTGTTGACATCTTCTTTGGCGACCTCTGCGTGTActgctcctctttctcatcctgaAGGTTCTGTATTCTCTTGAGGTTTAGCCCAGTTTTGTATCCATcgtgtgttagaaacgtcatcaacacacccaccgACCCACTTCCCTGGATATTTTCCTGTCGAACTCTCACTTGAGCTCACTCTGTAATTTTACCAGGGGGCAGGAACCGTTCTGGAAAACGTCTGGAGCAACTTACTGGGACATAAGGGTTAGTTCAGCAGTTAGTTCAGTTCAGTAGAAGTCTGAAAGCAGATTCAGTCATTGATCACCTAACACATGAATTATTAACAAAGATCTGGAACAAGACTGTTTGTACTggttgtctttaaaaaaaaaaaccggTATATTATGGGTTATAACAGCAAACAGGGATTTTTCTAAAAACAGCTCAGAagtgcatttgaaaaaaaaagtccacATTAGCAGCTAATCAGATTATTGTTAAGTACAATAATCAAAAGGAGAATAACATTATGTATAATGCAGCTCTTACCCATATCCTTACATTGATTATAAgcatgtaatataatatatatataaaaatgtaaagcaGATTCCTATTTCCTTTAATACCCTTACAAATGTTTACCTAAAGGAGAATCGGCTGATTGTTGGTAGATGACTCCTCCTGCTTACAACTCATTAGTCTTACGTCTGCAATGTCACTCGACAGGGAACAGCTCAGCAGACACCGATGATTCATAGAAACAAGCAGGTTGAGGCTGAGACATTGAACTGGAGGCGGTCGACAAATTACTAGAGTTCCAGCAGAAAGATTCAGCAAACAGCGAGGTGAAGAATGCAGAGCCCCTAATGCGTGTTTAGCTTTGCTCCAAACAAGGCTGCATATGAGATAGTCAAGACATAAAACTAAACCATATAGtcagcaacaaaataaaaggttcACGGTCatttgaaagggggggggggggtggaaaatTCCAGCGAACCCCCAAAACATTCAATCTCATGGAAATTACACACTGACGTCACAGCGGTGTTTACAATGCGGAACActaggaggaaaataaaaagtttaattCCTCAGGGCTGAGATAAAATTGCTCTTTTGAGCTGCACACTGACCACCACCAGTCTGCATTCCTTTCAGAGACGTGTGGTCCACAACCCATGCAGAAGACTTTCTCATTCCATAAGAGCAATCATACAGTAAGTTTTCACTGGATCCGAGAGTTTTCTCAGTAAAAAAGTCGGAGAAGTTGCTGGTGAGATGTGATTTCCATTCAAATAAAACAGTGCTGGGTTCTCATACTAGAGAAATTTGATAAAAAAGCatgtgtgcatttaaaaaaaatacaattcatgACCTTGCTTACTTACCTTTCACTGCTCAGGGTTGGTCATTCTCCAGAGAAGAACAGTAAAACAAGTGAGAAGCATAACTCAATGTTTACCTGAAGGGGGTCTGCTGGGAGCTGGGGGAGTGTGCTGTCGGGGAACTCTTTGGAAGTTGTGTTCATTGTGCTCATAGTATCTATAGTCCTCAGGAAAGCGATCTGGGACCATCATGGgctgacgctgctgctgctgctgctggtgctgttgatgctgctgctgctgctgctgctggctgtcaTAGTAAGGTTCAGAGGGGTAATAATAGCGGCCAGCGTCTCCATT contains these protein-coding regions:
- the sav1 gene encoding protein salvador homolog 1 is translated as MLSRKKSKNEASKPAEVHGKYVKKETSPLLRNLMPSFIRHGPTIPRRTEVPLPEMGPSAYPPPSREPVVSRNKSFLRTPVQRPAHEVARRESHRMSAPPYLPRSLGDLPHEYGGSSQSFLTDVSPMSENGDAGRYYYPSEPYYDSQQQQQQQHQQHQQQQQQRQPMMVPDRFPEDYRYYEHNEHNFQRVPRQHTPPAPSRPPSGIGRIQAKSLGNLSNLTGEDLPLPPGWTVDWTIRGRKYYIDHNTNTTHWSHPLEREGLPPGWEKVESAEFGVYYVDHINKRAQYRHPCAPSVPRYDQPPPLPPPVTYQPRPIDRNQPVLVPANPYHTAEIPDWLQVYARAPLKYDHILKWELFQLADLDTYQGMLKLLFMKELEHIVKSYEAYRQALLSEVEARKQRQQWYAQQPNKNFMGNM